The following proteins are co-located in the Candidatus Hydrogenedens sp. genome:
- the csm3 gene encoding type III-A CRISPR-associated RAMP protein Csm3: KVVITGELELLTGLRIGGSESGISIGGADTVIIRNATDGKPYIPGSSLKGKMRCLLEKVHCPGKLNSVANSKIFTCDSLNTYNDPQRGIIFHIFGITNNEIEKLKRDNQSYKISSALPTRLIVRDASLTKESVQKLEESSYVDLPYTQLKTEVVIDRITSAATPRKIERVPAGVKFNYAFVLNLYNPPDLEEEWLKSILYTLKEGMDLLEDDYLGGMGSRGYGQIKFATREIKVENLNPEISLEENSTFKDWRKEFERKVSQ; this comes from the coding sequence AAAGGTTGTTATTACAGGAGAATTGGAACTCCTTACCGGTCTACGCATAGGAGGTTCAGAATCCGGTATATCCATCGGCGGTGCTGATACTGTTATTATCCGTAATGCCACTGATGGCAAACCATACATCCCCGGAAGTTCCTTAAAAGGAAAAATGCGTTGCTTGCTTGAGAAAGTTCATTGTCCTGGAAAACTTAATTCTGTCGCCAACTCAAAAATCTTTACCTGTGATTCGTTAAATACTTATAATGACCCTCAAAGAGGCATTATCTTTCATATATTCGGGATTACAAACAACGAAATTGAAAAGTTAAAAAGAGATAATCAATCTTACAAAATAAGCAGTGCTTTACCTACACGACTGATAGTTCGAGATGCCTCTCTAACTAAAGAATCTGTTCAAAAGTTAGAGGAGTCGTCATATGTAGATTTACCCTATACACAGCTAAAAACAGAAGTAGTTATAGACCGTATAACTTCCGCCGCAACCCCCAGAAAAATAGAACGCGTTCCTGCCGGTGTAAAATTTAATTATGCTTTTGTGCTCAATCTTTACAATCCGCCAGATTTAGAAGAGGAATGGCTAAAATCTATACTTTACACCCTCAAAGAAGGAATGGACCTACTTGAAGACGATTACCTCGGTGGGATGGGCTCTCGTGGTTACGGACAGATAAAGTTTGCCACAAGAGAAATCAAAGTCGAAAACTTAAACCCAGAAATATCATTAGAAGAAAATTCGACCTTCAAAGATTGGAGAAAAGAATTTGAAAGAAAGGTCTCACAATAA
- the csm4 gene encoding type III-A CRISPR-associated RAMP protein Csm4: MPYYRIKLKPKGPFFIGQNSHARKSTAIVHSDVLHSALICVSAITDTYWLCERATNLKLSSIYPYYKEKGNKNSGRTVFLYPKPFVPSTTDDTNNESINEPYQQKNEEKLDKKRWKKTKYVSEGLFKELLINNEITQSAQIKHLDGADESKASVLCLKEEVDKLKLPNKIVIENYKISTVIDRINNQTTPFPQNFYEINTDEGVGLWFLVELQEDELDKFKKLLSTLGELGLGGERTSGFGHFSVQSIEPFTSEYITVENGLLKVKGQEQPYNAAVTLSLYHPTKEEFEKGILTGIASYECTVRGGWIHSIAGYDSPKQSIRMCIEGSVFPAINGMPYGDVTDISYDQNPHPIYRSGLAFNIYFYHASKEEN; the protein is encoded by the coding sequence ATGCCCTATTATCGAATAAAGCTAAAACCTAAAGGACCCTTTTTCATAGGTCAAAACAGTCATGCCCGAAAATCCACCGCTATTGTTCATTCCGATGTACTCCATTCCGCTTTAATATGTGTTTCCGCAATAACAGATACATACTGGCTCTGTGAACGAGCAACAAACTTAAAACTATCGTCAATCTATCCTTATTACAAAGAAAAGGGAAATAAAAATAGCGGTAGGACTGTCTTTCTCTATCCAAAGCCTTTCGTCCCTTCCACAACGGATGATACCAATAATGAATCTATCAACGAGCCATACCAACAGAAAAATGAAGAAAAGTTGGATAAGAAAAGATGGAAAAAAACAAAATATGTATCCGAAGGGCTTTTCAAAGAATTGCTCATCAATAATGAAATAACTCAAAGTGCCCAGATAAAACACTTAGATGGAGCTGACGAATCTAAAGCTTCCGTTCTTTGTTTAAAAGAAGAAGTCGATAAATTAAAACTACCTAATAAAATTGTCATAGAAAACTACAAAATTTCTACTGTCATTGATCGTATAAATAATCAAACGACCCCATTCCCTCAAAACTTCTACGAAATTAATACCGATGAAGGAGTAGGACTTTGGTTCCTCGTTGAACTTCAGGAAGATGAACTCGATAAATTTAAAAAACTATTATCTACCCTTGGCGAATTAGGTCTCGGTGGAGAACGAACTTCAGGTTTCGGACATTTTAGTGTTCAATCTATCGAACCATTTACATCAGAATATATCACCGTAGAAAATGGCTTACTTAAAGTCAAAGGGCAAGAACAGCCCTACAACGCAGCCGTAACATTAAGCCTGTATCATCCCACAAAAGAAGAATTTGAAAAAGGTATTCTAACAGGAATTGCCTCTTACGAATGCACAGTCCGTGGCGGTTGGATTCATAGTATTGCCGGGTATGATAGCCCTAAACAGTCCATTCGTATGTGTATCGAAGGAAGTGTTTTCCCTGCTATTAACGGTATGCCTTATGGCGATGTTACCGACATTAGTTACGACCAGAATCCACATCCCATTTACCGTTCCGGGCTCGCCTTTAATATTTATTTTTACCATGCATCAAAAGAGGAGAACTAA